One Natrinema marinum genomic window carries:
- a CDS encoding competence/damage-inducible protein A, which yields MNVAVVTVGDELLAGRTTDTNATWLCERLADRGVGVERVTTVPDRIGDIARVVNEYRAEYDAVIVTGGLGPTHDDLTMEGVAAALGRSVEEHDAALAWLEENGYARADLASGTTELPAGARALHNEAGVAPGAVLEGVYVLPGVPEEMKAMFETIADEFSGTPTYRETVVADEPESALLDRIADVRERFDITVGSYPGESVRLELTGTNEETVEEAAAWLRERVESPDGES from the coding sequence ATGAACGTCGCGGTCGTGACGGTCGGCGACGAACTGCTCGCCGGACGAACGACGGATACGAACGCAACGTGGCTCTGCGAGCGCCTCGCCGATCGCGGCGTCGGCGTCGAGCGCGTCACGACGGTCCCCGACCGGATCGGCGATATCGCTCGCGTCGTCAACGAGTACCGGGCCGAGTACGACGCCGTCATCGTCACCGGCGGGCTCGGCCCGACCCACGACGATCTCACCATGGAGGGCGTCGCGGCCGCGCTCGGGCGCTCGGTCGAGGAACACGACGCCGCGCTCGCCTGGCTCGAGGAAAACGGCTACGCGCGCGCCGATCTCGCCTCGGGAACGACGGAGCTCCCGGCGGGCGCGCGAGCGCTACACAATGAGGCGGGCGTCGCCCCCGGCGCGGTCCTCGAGGGCGTCTACGTGCTTCCCGGCGTGCCCGAGGAAATGAAGGCGATGTTCGAGACGATCGCCGACGAGTTTTCGGGGACGCCGACCTATCGGGAGACGGTCGTCGCCGACGAGCCCGAAAGCGCGCTGCTCGATCGGATCGCCGACGTGCGCGAGCGGTTCGACATCACCGTCGGGAGCTATCCGGGCGAGTCGGTCCGGCTCGAGCTCACGGGGACGAACGAGGAGACGGTCGAAGAAGCGGCCGCGTGGCTCCGCGAGCGAGTCGAATCGCCGGACGGCGAGAGTTAA
- a CDS encoding DUF7123 family protein, whose amino-acid sequence MTDYSDEERQILSHLRESAARGEQYFRAKNIADAIGLSSKQVGARLPLLAEKADEVDIEKWGRARSTTWRVTIS is encoded by the coding sequence ATGACCGACTACTCCGACGAAGAGCGACAGATCCTCTCGCACCTCCGTGAGAGCGCCGCCCGCGGCGAGCAGTACTTCCGGGCGAAAAACATCGCGGACGCGATCGGACTCTCGTCGAAACAGGTCGGCGCTCGCCTGCCACTCCTCGCGGAGAAAGCAGACGAGGTCGACATCGAGAAGTGGGGCCGCGCTCGGTCGACGACCTGGCGAGTAACGATCAGTTGA
- a CDS encoding phosphate uptake regulator PhoU yields METRKVQRLGPSTLAMTLPAEWASEHGVEKGDEVSLRTSGKGTLTVMPESANTEETEAIIHTDDLDADAVERAIVAQYVLGRRIIRIEREDGALESAHINAVYQAETQLMGLGVIEETPESISIRCSVDPEDFTLDNLLERLERTGQTMRGEGIKALAHGNPDLAQRALNRERQANKIFVLLLRLIFTAYQNPNLARAVGLNSGFPLIGYRSIAKNLELTADNAEDIAEIVIETEGHSLNVDSSVMRDIRELNDLVDEITSRAVEAAVERDYNKSNEVRSLFHEVSDLEQEILAELPEMDNEDLLRIREVLVSLQQTAQYAMRNAEIAANLALNEESEHTTIK; encoded by the coding sequence ATGGAAACGCGGAAAGTGCAACGACTCGGTCCGTCGACGCTCGCGATGACCCTCCCAGCGGAGTGGGCCTCCGAGCACGGCGTCGAGAAGGGCGACGAGGTGTCGTTACGGACGAGCGGCAAGGGCACGCTGACCGTGATGCCCGAGTCCGCGAATACGGAGGAGACGGAAGCCATTATCCACACCGACGATCTCGACGCCGACGCCGTCGAGCGCGCGATCGTCGCGCAGTACGTCCTCGGACGGCGCATCATTCGCATCGAACGCGAGGACGGCGCTCTCGAGTCGGCCCACATCAACGCCGTCTACCAGGCCGAGACGCAGTTGATGGGACTGGGCGTCATCGAGGAGACCCCAGAGAGCATCTCGATCCGCTGTTCGGTCGATCCCGAGGACTTCACGCTCGACAACCTGCTCGAGCGCCTCGAGCGGACCGGCCAGACGATGCGCGGTGAAGGGATCAAGGCGCTGGCCCACGGGAACCCCGATCTGGCCCAGCGCGCGCTGAACCGGGAGCGGCAGGCGAACAAGATCTTCGTCCTCCTGTTGCGCCTGATCTTCACGGCCTACCAGAACCCGAACCTCGCGCGCGCCGTCGGCTTGAACAGCGGCTTCCCGCTGATCGGCTACCGCTCGATCGCGAAGAACCTCGAGTTGACCGCCGACAACGCCGAGGACATCGCCGAGATCGTCATCGAGACCGAGGGACACAGCCTGAACGTCGATAGCTCGGTGATGCGTGACATCCGAGAGCTGAACGACCTCGTCGACGAGATCACCTCGAGAGCCGTCGAGGCGGCCGTCGAGCGCGACTACAACAAGTCCAACGAGGTCCGATCGCTGTTTCACGAGGTCTCCGACCTCGAGCAGGAGATCCTCGCCGAACTGCCGGAGATGGACAACGAGGACCTGTTGCGCATCCGCGAGGTGCTCGTCAGCCTCCAGCAGACCGCCCAGTACGCGATGCGAAACGCCGAGATCGCGGCCAACCTCGCGCTCAACGAGGAGTCCGAGCACACGACGATCAAGTGA
- a CDS encoding ATP-NAD kinase family protein: MESIGVVVNPIAGMGGRVGLKGTDGKLEEARRRGAEPRAPERAREALRSLHRRAPDLSVYTAAGVMGERAARDAGYEPTVVYDPAAGTEDTADGSAGGSDPATAETTAADTRAAVRALLERGVDLVLFVGGDGTAVDVASVLEADADGETPMLGVPAGVKIYSSVFGVTPADAGRIAAEFDRVEAREVNDIDEDAYREGEVRTELRAIVPVPVAPDVQSGKQVSSGSVDALASGFAREVEPGRTYLFGPGSTVGAIERELGIEPSPLGVDVWRASEAGGGDEPTGRAGEVLARDASEAAILEVLAEPITVVVSPIGGQGFIFGRGNHQLSPSVLERADEIAVIASGEKLDGIDSLRVDTDDAELDDRLRGWTQVRTGRFTTRLVKVV; encoded by the coding sequence ATGGAGTCCATCGGCGTCGTCGTCAACCCGATCGCGGGGATGGGCGGTCGGGTGGGGCTGAAGGGGACCGACGGGAAACTCGAGGAGGCGCGCCGCCGGGGCGCCGAGCCGCGAGCGCCGGAGCGGGCCCGCGAGGCGCTGCGATCGCTGCACCGGCGCGCTCCCGATCTCTCCGTCTACACGGCCGCGGGCGTGATGGGCGAGCGCGCGGCGCGAGACGCCGGCTACGAGCCGACGGTCGTCTACGATCCGGCGGCCGGGACGGAGGACACTGCCGATGGGTCGGCAGGCGGCAGCGATCCGGCGACCGCGGAGACGACGGCGGCCGACACCCGCGCGGCCGTCCGGGCACTGCTCGAGCGGGGCGTCGATCTCGTCCTGTTCGTCGGCGGCGACGGCACCGCCGTCGACGTCGCGAGCGTGCTCGAGGCCGACGCCGATGGCGAGACGCCGATGCTCGGCGTGCCGGCGGGCGTCAAGATCTACTCGTCGGTGTTCGGCGTGACGCCGGCCGACGCGGGCCGGATCGCCGCCGAATTCGACCGCGTCGAGGCCCGCGAGGTCAACGATATCGACGAGGACGCCTACCGCGAGGGCGAGGTACGGACCGAACTGCGGGCCATCGTCCCCGTTCCCGTCGCGCCAGACGTGCAATCGGGCAAGCAGGTCTCGAGCGGGAGCGTCGACGCGCTGGCGTCCGGCTTCGCTCGCGAGGTCGAACCGGGCCGAACCTACCTCTTCGGTCCCGGCAGCACCGTCGGCGCGATCGAGCGGGAACTGGGCATCGAGCCGTCGCCGCTGGGCGTCGATGTCTGGCGGGCGTCCGAGGCCGGTGGGGGTGACGAGCCGACCGGTCGGGCCGGCGAGGTCCTCGCCCGCGACGCCTCGGAGGCGGCGATCCTCGAGGTCCTCGCCGAGCCGATCACGGTCGTCGTCTCGCCGATCGGCGGGCAGGGCTTTATCTTCGGCCGGGGGAACCACCAGCTCTCACCGTCGGTGCTCGAGCGGGCCGACGAAATCGCGGTCATCGCGTCGGGGGAGAAACTGGACGGAATCGACTCGCTGCGCGTCGACACCGACGACGCCGAACTCGACGACCGGCTTCGCGGCTGGACGCAGGTGCGTACGGGCCGATTTACGACCCGGCTGGTGAAAGTCGTCTGA
- a CDS encoding WD40/YVTN/BNR-like repeat-containing protein, with product MWELGPDADDPEWQAVETPFETDLFEVVSTVAGPYAIGDGGVIVADRGDGWEVIIEDGPNVRSNQLRGLDVTDDGRRIWFAGSSGAIGCYDIETRRKFDYSYPKEMTSTWEGLAVSGETGDEKLLVANGSGEILPVTIHGFDVNWGVTSKPNDQGSKVAALAASPNGYGYAVDTSGNAFKTTADDGWEDIGIVNSQVKFYDIWAGEDERVYVAAGDGRVYRYDDSYRGWTPIRVGEKSLRAFDKYDEQLVALGDAGAFYQRIDGGERWEKRHTPTESVLNDVALDRPDIAVGKSGLVIERPRGKPRDARSSADGDNFDGRGESYDPSDAGTDGSGNESTDAETGGEETQSTDDSSSGSPDGSSDSGSDSGSSSSSSDPDSSDSKNA from the coding sequence ATGTGGGAACTTGGTCCCGATGCGGATGACCCCGAGTGGCAGGCTGTCGAAACGCCCTTCGAGACCGATCTGTTCGAAGTCGTGAGCACCGTCGCCGGCCCCTACGCGATCGGTGACGGCGGCGTCATCGTCGCCGACCGCGGCGACGGCTGGGAAGTGATCATCGAAGACGGCCCGAACGTCAGGAGCAACCAGCTCCGCGGGCTGGACGTCACCGACGACGGCCGCCGGATCTGGTTCGCCGGCTCGAGCGGTGCGATCGGCTGCTACGACATCGAGACGCGCCGGAAGTTCGACTACTCCTATCCCAAGGAGATGACGAGCACGTGGGAGGGACTCGCCGTCTCGGGCGAGACCGGCGACGAGAAGCTCCTCGTCGCGAACGGTTCCGGCGAGATCCTCCCGGTCACGATCCACGGTTTCGACGTGAACTGGGGCGTCACCAGCAAGCCCAACGATCAGGGATCGAAAGTCGCCGCGCTCGCGGCCTCGCCCAACGGCTACGGCTACGCCGTCGACACGAGCGGCAATGCGTTCAAAACGACGGCAGACGACGGCTGGGAGGATATCGGTATCGTCAACTCGCAGGTAAAGTTCTACGACATCTGGGCGGGCGAGGACGAACGCGTCTACGTCGCCGCCGGCGACGGTCGCGTCTACCGGTACGACGACTCCTACCGGGGCTGGACCCCGATCCGCGTCGGCGAGAAGTCCCTCCGCGCGTTCGACAAGTACGACGAGCAGCTCGTGGCCCTCGGCGACGCCGGCGCCTTCTACCAGCGCATCGACGGCGGCGAGCGCTGGGAGAAACGGCATACGCCGACCGAGAGCGTGCTCAACGACGTCGCACTGGATCGCCCGGACATCGCCGTCGGCAAGAGTGGACTCGTCATCGAACGCCCCCGCGGCAAGCCCCGCGACGCGCGATCGAGCGCCGACGGCGACAACTTCGACGGCCGCGGCGAGAGCTACGATCCGAGCGACGCCGGTACCGACGGTTCCGGGAACGAATCGACCGATGCCGAAACCGGCGGCGAAGAGACGCAGTCGACCGACGACTCGAGTTCCGGATCTCCCGACGGGTCGAGCGACTCCGGGTCCGATAGCGGTTCGAGCAGTTCCTCGTCGGATCCCGACTCGAGCGACTCGAAGAACGCGTAA
- a CDS encoding winged helix-turn-helix domain-containing protein encodes MSRSRTQEDDANSAAVLSALGSKYSAEILCAAGTPKSAQALSEAIEIPIATCYRRIEELVDAGLLTCEGRQLSEEGRRTNIYRRTLDEIEIDFSDDAPEFSRKRRTEAKNRLQDQLED; translated from the coding sequence ATGTCTCGGAGTCGGACACAAGAAGACGATGCGAATTCGGCTGCAGTACTCTCCGCGCTGGGGAGCAAATACAGCGCGGAAATCCTCTGTGCAGCGGGGACGCCGAAATCGGCCCAGGCACTGAGCGAAGCGATCGAGATACCGATCGCGACGTGTTACCGCCGGATCGAAGAACTCGTCGACGCGGGGCTGTTGACCTGCGAGGGGCGACAGCTCTCGGAGGAGGGGCGTCGAACGAACATCTACCGACGAACGCTCGACGAGATCGAGATAGACTTCTCGGACGACGCGCCCGAGTTCTCACGGAAGCGCCGTACCGAGGCGAAAAACCGGCTGCAAGACCAGCTCGAGGACTGA
- a CDS encoding DUF7525 family protein has product MATQSESTDKGVGLALALGALAVIGALLMLTGAPEITAAWGFAAAVLFSSLAVVGIHLYWD; this is encoded by the coding sequence ATGGCTACGCAATCCGAATCGACGGACAAAGGCGTTGGACTGGCGCTCGCGCTGGGCGCACTCGCGGTGATCGGCGCGCTGTTGATGCTGACCGGCGCACCCGAGATCACGGCTGCATGGGGCTTTGCCGCCGCCGTTCTCTTTAGCTCGCTGGCGGTCGTCGGCATCCACCTCTACTGGGACTGA